The sequence TCGCTGTGGCGAACAGCCGTGCGGTCATCGAGCAGGTTCGCGCGGGTGCCCGCGACATCGGGTTCGTCGAGACCCCTGATGTGCCGTCCGACCTCGAGTCGCGGGTCATCGGGTTCGACGAGCTCGTCATCGTCGTCGCGGTGAACCACCCGTGGGCCCGGCGTCGACGCGCGATCAGCGCAGCCGAGCTCGCCTCGACCGCTCTGGTAGTTCGCGAAGAAGGTTCGGGCACCAGACGCACGCTCGAACTCGCGCTCGGCGCGCTCGAGCCACCGCTGGTTCCGGATGCTCCCGCTTCAGTCTTACCCACGACGACGGCGATCCGGTCGACCGTCGCTTCGGGTCCGGCGCCCGCCGTTCTGAGTTCGCTTGCGATTCGCGACGACGTGACGCTCGGCCGCCTCGTTCGAATTCGTGTTGCGGGGCTCTCACTGAAACGTCCGCTCACGGCCGTGTGGGCGCGGAACCCAGCCGGGCTGCCGGAGAATGCTGAACGACTGCTCTCGATTGCCCTGACGCATGCACGCTGAGACCACAGGGGTCGCGGGGATGCCGTCGAAGCTCGCTCGACTCGAAGAACGCCATGTGGCAGCCCTGAACGGTCTCGTTCGACAGCTGCGTACAACCGGCGGCAGCCCCCGGGTCGTGCCGTGGGCCGACCCTGACAGTGGGGGAGTGGATGCGCGAGTGCTGGTGCTTTTCGAGAGCCCGGCGAATCTGACAGTGAGCGCTGGTGCCTCGGCCTTCAGCTCGGAGGACAACGAGAACGCGACGTCGCGTTCGTTCGCGGCGGCCCGCATCGAGGCAGGCATGACGCGTCGAGACTATCTCCGGTGGAACGTGGTTCCCTGGCCGCTGTTCGACGCAGCCGGCGTACGCCGCCCACCGAACGCCGATGACCTCGACGAGGCACAGCCCGCTCTGGCTGCCGTGATTGAGCTGATGCCCGGCCTGTCGTCGATCGTGACGTTCGGGGCGACAGCGCTGACCGCGGTGATGCGCTACTACACCCTGCACGATCATCCCGTCATCGTGCCCGTGCTCGCAGCGCCGCACCCATCACCCGCGAACGGGCACAGACGCGGCGAGAACCACGTGCGCGCGGTCAACGCCCTCCGCAGATCACTGCCCTGACTGATGGTGGTCGCTGTGGTCGTGGTCGTGTCCGGCGTCGGGGCTGCCGCCCATCATCTTCAGCATGGGCCCGCTGCCGCTTCGGTAGAACACGATCACCAGCACGGCGCCCAGAAGGATGAAGATGATATTGAGCCAGGTGGTGTAGTTCCAGCTGATGCCGTCGTCGACGATGGTGAGGTTGCGGTTCGTCGGAACAAGGCTGAGCGGGGTGAAGATCAGCTCGACGGCGTACCCGGCGAGCACCATGGCGCCGTAGAAGATCGCGGTGATGCGGAGGGCGGCCGTCGTGCCGTAGTACTTCCGGTAGATCAGGATGATCGGAATGATGATGAGGTCGGCGAAGATGAAGCTGATCACGCCGCCGAAACTGATGCCGCCATTCCACAGCACTGCGGCCAGCGGCACGTTCCCGACCGAGCAGACGAAGCTGATCATCGCGAGCAGCGGGCCGACGATCGGCCCGAGGACGAACGCCACGGTCGGGTCGTTGACGAAGAACACGGCCTGCAGCCAGGCTTTCGGCACCCAGGCAGCGAACGCGCCTGCGATGAGCAGGCCGATGACGATGTCTTTGAGTACCGCGGCCCAGTCCATGACGAAGTACTGCGACACCGAGGTGATGCCGGGCCCGGAGAACAGTCGCTGCCAGAAGGTGCCGCCCCGCTGCACCGACATGTCCATGCCGGCGTGGCCCTCCATCCCGCCGGCGAGGCCTTTCTCTGCCTGCTCGCGGGCTTTGTCGGTGATCTTGCCACGCATCCAGAGCCGGAACCCGAGGGCCACCAGGATGATCATGATGGGGCCGCCGACGAACTCGGCGAGAGTGAACTGCCAACCCATCACGAAGGCGAGAATCAGGCCCAGCTCGACCACCAAGTTGGTCGACGCGATCTCGAACGCCATTGCAGCAGAAAAGCTGGCGCCCTTCCGAAAGAGAGCCCGCGCCAGCGCGACGGCGGCATACGAGCAGGATGAGGACGCCGCACCCAGGCCACTGGCGATGGCCAAGGATCGCGGCGAGTCGGTGTTCATCAGCCGGGTGATCTGCTCGCGCCGGATCAGCGCCTGAATGACGCCGGAGAGCGCGAAGCCCAGAATCAGGGGCCAGAGAATCTGCCAGGCCATCGACCCGGCGGTGGCGAGAGCGTCGCCAATGGCCTGAAAGGCGAACATGCTCAGAACCCCGCGAGTAGCTTCTGCATCGTGGTGATTTCTGCACTTCGAAAGCTCATTTGCACATCCTCCATTTGATACCCGCCTAGGGTATGCACGCGAGGGTGGAAACCACCAGCCGTCGGGTGGAAACGATCACAAGGCCGACGTCTCAGCCGTTGCGCTACTAAGTCATCTGTGGCATCTTGAGAGGGCACCTCGGTGCGACGGCGGTGGGGCTCACCGTAACCAACCTCGACCCAGGTCGACAACAGTCCCTATCTCAGCACTTCGGTGCGCCACGAGATAGGAGCCCACCGTGTCACAGCCAGCCACCGCATGGTCACCGCCCGAACCCTCGGCGGTAGGCGGCACGCCGGTCATCGTCGTCGGCGTATTCCCAGGCGTGCCTGACGACGTGGTCTCGCAGGCGGTCGTCTTCGCGGAACGGTTCGGCGCCCAGTTGGTGTTCGTGTACGTCGATACCGGCCGGTATGTCGTGGGCCGGAACGGCACGGGTGAGGTTGTATCGGCGCCGATCGATCCCGACCTCGCAGACGACGATCCGGGCATGTTCCCCGCTGACCTGCGCGAGCACCTTGCATCATCGGTCTCGGTGGGTATCCAATGGTCGACCCTGCTGTCGGCCGGTGACCCGGCAGATGCTCTCGCGCAGCTCGCGGAGCAGCGGGACGCGACGGCGATCGTAGTCGGAACCCGCCGCGCCACCATGCGGTCCACTGTCGGTGAGTTCTTCAACGGCTCCGTTGCCGCGCATCTGGCCCACCGCCAGCACCGGCCGGTGATTGTCATCCCGGTGGCACCGGTCGCATCAGACGAGGCCCTCCCGTGGGCGGCGACCTCATGACCGGCGACGCCGGCGCATCCCGCCTGGTGCTGCTGAGGCACGGCCAGAGCACCGCCAACGCCGAAGGCCTCTTCACCGGGCTGCTCGACGTCGGCCTCTCGCAGACAGGCGTCGCCGAAGCGCACCGTGCTGCCGCGCAGCTTTCCGCCGCGCACATCGAGCCAAACACCGTGTTCGCTTCGGAACTGAGGCGTGCGACGATCACGGCTCAGACGGTCGTCGATGATCTGCGCCTCTGGCCGGCCCGTGTGCTTCGCGACTGGCGCCTCGACGAACGCAACTACGGCTCCCTGACCGGCTTGTCGAAGGCCGAAGTTCGCGCCGAATACGGTGACGCACAGTTTCTGCGATGGCGTCGATCAGTTTCCGGAGCCCCGCCACCGATGACAGACGCCCAATACGAAACGCTGGCAGGCAGCCCTTTGTTCGGGCGACTGCCCGCCGAGGCGCTGACCCGCACGGAGTCCCTTACCGATGTGCAGGTCAGGGTGCGGGCCTTCTTCGCCCAGCACCTGGTTCCTCTGCTGCGTGCGGGCGGCTGCGTGCTGGTCGTCGCTCACGGCAACTCGCTGCGTGCGCTCTGCGGAGTGCTCGAACCCCTTGACGACACCGAACTCGAACGGCTGAACATTCCCACCGGGTATCCGCTCGTGTATTCGTTCGACGAAACACTCCGGGTGCGCACCCGCACCGGCACATACCTGAACACAGAAAGCGCCCACGCCGCCGCCGAGCTGCTGGCACACGAAGGAGGAACCTGATGAACGACTACACCGGACACCACAACCGCACCATCACCTACGACGCAGGCGAATACGTCAGCCACCCGACAGGACACGCGCTCACCATCAGTACGGTCACCGCCGAGCAGATTCTCGACTCGCGCGGCAACCCGACTGTTCGGGTGTCGCTTCGTCTCGATGACGGTTTCGAGGCGGTCGCATCAGCACCCGCGGGAGCCTCGACGGGAGCGTTCGAGGCCGTCGAACTCCGCGACGGCGGCTCCGCATACGGCGGCCTGGGCGTGCAGGGCGCGGTCACCGCCGTGCGAACCGAGATCGGCCCGCTCCTGACGCACCATTCGTACAACACGATCAGTGACCTCGACCGGGCACTCCGCGACCTCGACGGCA comes from Subtercola boreus and encodes:
- a CDS encoding permease, which produces MFAFQAIGDALATAGSMAWQILWPLILGFALSGVIQALIRREQITRLMNTDSPRSLAIASGLGAASSSCSYAAVALARALFRKGASFSAAMAFEIASTNLVVELGLILAFVMGWQFTLAEFVGGPIMIILVALGFRLWMRGKITDKAREQAEKGLAGGMEGHAGMDMSVQRGGTFWQRLFSGPGITSVSQYFVMDWAAVLKDIVIGLLIAGAFAAWVPKAWLQAVFFVNDPTVAFVLGPIVGPLLAMISFVCSVGNVPLAAVLWNGGISFGGVISFIFADLIIIPIILIYRKYYGTTAALRITAIFYGAMVLAGYAVELIFTPLSLVPTNRNLTIVDDGISWNYTTWLNIIFILLGAVLVIVFYRSGSGPMLKMMGGSPDAGHDHDHSDHHQSGQ
- a CDS encoding universal stress protein, whose amino-acid sequence is MSQPATAWSPPEPSAVGGTPVIVVGVFPGVPDDVVSQAVVFAERFGAQLVFVYVDTGRYVVGRNGTGEVVSAPIDPDLADDDPGMFPADLREHLASSVSVGIQWSTLLSAGDPADALAQLAEQRDATAIVVGTRRATMRSTVGEFFNGSVAAHLAHRQHRPVIVIPVAPVASDEALPWAATS
- a CDS encoding 2,3-bisphosphoglycerate-dependent phosphoglycerate mutase gives rise to the protein MGGDLMTGDAGASRLVLLRHGQSTANAEGLFTGLLDVGLSQTGVAEAHRAAAQLSAAHIEPNTVFASELRRATITAQTVVDDLRLWPARVLRDWRLDERNYGSLTGLSKAEVRAEYGDAQFLRWRRSVSGAPPPMTDAQYETLAGSPLFGRLPAEALTRTESLTDVQVRVRAFFAQHLVPLLRAGGCVLVVAHGNSLRALCGVLEPLDDTELERLNIPTGYPLVYSFDETLRVRTRTGTYLNTESAHAAAELLAHEGGT
- a CDS encoding uracil-DNA glycosylase → MHAETTGVAGMPSKLARLEERHVAALNGLVRQLRTTGGSPRVVPWADPDSGGVDARVLVLFESPANLTVSAGASAFSSEDNENATSRSFAAARIEAGMTRRDYLRWNVVPWPLFDAAGVRRPPNADDLDEAQPALAAVIELMPGLSSIVTFGATALTAVMRYYTLHDHPVIVPVLAAPHPSPANGHRRGENHVRAVNALRRSLP
- a CDS encoding LysR family transcriptional regulator, with amino-acid sequence MSNFEPPDLKSLQTLAAVAEFGSLTSASAALGVTQQAVSSRIRTLEIRTGSALVTRSARGSQLTATGLLVAGWAKDVLDVADRFEVAVSALRDESHAQLRVGASLTVAEHLMPQWLVAFQTGSGHPAAVDLAVANSRAVIEQVRAGARDIGFVETPDVPSDLESRVIGFDELVIVVAVNHPWARRRRAISAAELASTALVVREEGSGTRRTLELALGALEPPLVPDAPASVLPTTTAIRSTVASGPAPAVLSSLAIRDDVTLGRLVRIRVAGLSLKRPLTAVWARNPAGLPENAERLLSIALTHAR